TCGAACATTCCAGAAAATCTACCGGAGAGAAAAAATCCACCGATATAAATGCCTTATGCGACGAGTATTTCCGACTGGCGTATCATGGATTAAGAGCTAAAGATAAATCCTTCAATGCCACTATGGAAACTTATTTTGACCCCAATCTCCCCAAGATAAACATCATCCCGCAAGACATCGGTAGGGTTTTGCTCAATCTGATCAACAATGCCTTTTATGCAGTCAACGCAAAAAACCTGATAGGTTTTGATAACCAACCAGGTTTAAATGTGTATAAACCCACCGTAACTATCTCCACTCAATTAACAGCTGAGGGCCAACTGCAAATAGCTGTCAAGGATAATGGTTCCGGTATCCCTGAACATATAAAAGATAAGATATTCCAGCCATTCTTCACTACCAAGCCTACCGGGCAGGGGACAGGATTAGGATTATCTTTATCTTACGAAATTGTAAAAACACATGGTGGGGATCTCAAGGCACAGACTAAAGAAGGGGAGGGAAGTGAGTTTATTATTGTGTTACCATTTGCATGAGTAAATGTGGTGAGATAAATGAATTTAACATATGACAATTTTCCATTGGAGCAAAAGGTACAGCTGTTTAATAAGTTTCGGTAAAAGATATTTTAACTCTTCGGCTTTTATTAGCTAAGCTGAAGCAAATCCAAGGGTTTGAGTTACAAGTGACTCAAGGTCCATTATTACATATTTTAGTTGACTGTAAAAGCAATTTGCTAACTTTTCAGTATAATTTGCTAATAATTCAACTTTTAATCAATGGAATTACAATATTTTAATTATTTTTACCAAGCTAAATCAAAACTTTCAAACCATGAAAATACTGGTAGTGGATGATGAAAAAGATGTTCAGGTATTATTTGAACAGCGTTTCAGAAAAGAAATCAGAAGTGGCGTTATTACTTTTGATTTTGCTTTTTCAGGCGAAGAAGCATTAAATTATTTACAAAATCATGTAAAGGAGACTGTCTTGATACTTTCAGATATAAATATGCCCGGCATGAGCGGTTTGGAATTATTAAAACAAATTAAAAGTAAATATGTATCACCTACTCCTGTGGTTTATATGATTACTGCATATGGAGACAGGGAAAACTATAATACTGCTATGGAAATTGGTGCTGATGACTTTTTAACAAAACCTATTGAATTTGATCAGCTAAAAGAAAAATTAATATCTTGTTGATGGCAAAAATACTGGTAGTGGACGATGAAACAGATCTCGAAATTCTGATCAAACAAAAATTCAGACAAAAAATCAGAGATCATCATTATGAATTTGTTTTTGCGATAAATGGTAGGCATGCTCTTGAACAATTAGAAATTCATAAAGACATTGATGTGGTGCTAAGTGATATCAATATGCCGGAGATGGATGGACTTACGTTATTATCCAAATTAACTGAAAATCATAATTTACTTAAATCAGTGATGGTTTCAGCATATGGGGATATGGAAAATATTCGGGTTGCAATGAATAGAGGAGCATTCGATTTTGTAACGAAACCTGTCAATTTTGAAGATCTTGAGCTGACAATGGAAAAGACAATCAAGCATGTCCGTCAAATGAAAGATACGATTCAGGCTCTTAAAGAAAATAATATACTTCGCATGTATGTGGATGAGACCGTGTTGAATTTTATGGGCAGTCGTGAGTTTGAAGCATCACTCCTCGAAAATGAAACTGTAGAAGCAACTGTTGCCTTCATAGATATTTGTGGTTTCACACGAATAAGTGAAAAAGAGACACCCAACCAGGTAGTAGGACTTTTAAATGAATATTTTGATGTTATGGTGAAGGAAATTATACAACAGAAAGGAATTATTGATAAATTTATTGGGGACGCAATAATGGCGGTATTTAAAGGGCCATATCATGAAGACAGAGCCATAGAAGCATGTCTTGCAATAAAAAATTCAATCCACAATCTCCCCATTGCATTCGGTGACACCGGATATAAACCCGATGTATCAATCGGTATTAACAGTGGTGAAATGGTTTCCGGCAACATTGGATCTTCCACCCTGCGTCGATTGGATTATACAGTAATTGGAGATACAGTTAATGTTGCTGCACGTCTTCAGGGAGCTGCAGGTGTTGCGCAAATACTCATTACAGAAGAAAATTATCATAAAGTAAAAGAGTCATTTATTTGTAAGAAGGTAGGTGAGCGTAATCTTAAAAATAAAGATGCTCCCATAGTTGTCTATGAAGTCATAAGCTGATGTCCGATTCTAAAACAGATACTTAAAAATTATGAGTGTAACAAAAAATATCAATTGGAAAACTGTTTTTTCTCTTCACGCATTGTTCCATACACTGCTCGGAACACTATTGGCTGTGATTGCTCTGAAAGGTTTTATGATTCCCAATCATTTTCTGGATGGGGGAGTGACCGGGATTTCAATTTTGATTGAAGAGATTTTTCACATTGATATTAGTTTATTACTGATTTTTTTTAACCTGCCTTTTGTTTATATCGGGTATAAAAAAATCGGAAAAACCTTTGCTGTACAGACTATGATAGCAATATTGATGTTGACATTACTTATCAATGTCATAAATGTTCCGACCGTCACGCAGGATAAAGTCCTGATTGCTGTTTTCGGAGGTTTACTCATCGGACTTGGAATCGGATTAGTCATCAGAGGGGGCGCTGTTATAGATGGTCTTGAAGTCATTGCAGATTATACCAATAAAAATTCTGCTTTCAGTTCAAGTGAGGTTATCTTACTCGTTAATTCAATGATTATGCTCGGAGCAGCTTTTGAATTTGGAATTGAGACTGCGATGTATTCCATTCTGACATACTTTACGGCTATGAAGACATCAGATTATGTAGTCGATGGATTTGAAGAGTTTACTGCATTAACTATAATTTCAAAGGAACACGAAAAGGTTAAATCTCTTATTGTGAACGATTTTAATAAAGCGATTTCTGTTTATAAAGGCGAAAGAGGGTATCTTCCGGGTGCATTTGAAATAAAACAGGATTGCGATATAGTAATGACCATCGTTACCAGATTGGAAGTTCACAGACTCAAGCAAGCTATTTCTGAAGTGGACCCGATGGCTTTTTTCTTTATTCAAAGCATAAAAGAAGTAAAAGGCGGTATTGTAAAACAAAATAAAACGCATCATTGAAATGATTGACTTTGATGCAATAAAAAAAAATGTTTTAATCAGACTTGAAAATAATCTGTCACCTGTTTATACTTATCACGATGCTTCTCACACCCTATATGTACTTGATAAAACAATAATGCTTTGCCAAAAGGAAAGTATTAAAGAAGGTGACACCACACTTTTAAAAATAGCAGCGCTCTACCATGATATCGGATTTTTGAAGGATAGAATCGAACACGAGAAACATGGTTGTACATTTGCAAGAAATGAGCTAAGTTATTTTGGTCTTATGCCGGAAGAAATAGAAGTAGTTTGTGGTATGATCATGGCAACCAAAGTTCCGCAATCGCCAAAGAACAATCTGGAAATGATTTTGGCAGATGCAGATCTTGAGTATCTAAGTACCAATCAATTTGATAGGATAAGCGAAAAGTTGTACACAGAGTTAAAACATTTTAACCCGGAATTGGACCGGAAAAGCTGGCTCGAAATTCAAATTGATTTTATTTCCAAACATCATTATCACACTGATTGGTGCAAAAGATTTAGGGAATTCAGAAAAATCAAAAATCTGGGAAATGTACGGGAAGTGCTCAAAGCATTGGAAGATAAATCAGCAAAAGGAGAAAGACAAAACCAATTCTGATTTTTATTTTTCACTTTACTTTTACTAATCCTGTTACAGAAACGTAACTAAACATTATCATGTGGCTAAGCATGATTTTAGTGAAGAGACGTTTAGCCAATTATCCCAATAACATAATGATCACTTATAACTCATCACTCATATCTTATCGTCCAATTTTATATCTCCTTCTCTGAATGACCACTCCATATGTTCATTTAAGTCTTGTCTAATCATCATATTTAATTGAGCTGCGTGATGTTGTGTATGTCGCATGTTGTATAACAAAATTTCCAAAATGGGATAATCCATATCTCCTTGTTCGCTTCCTTCTGTAAATCTATCCTTGAGCTTCTCATCTGTCAATGATTCAATGAAGTTTCGACATTTTTGCCGACTTTGAAGTAAGTAGGGTCCGCTGAAAAAGTCAGATGTGCTTAAAATACGAGACTTCAAGCCGCAGACGTATATTAATACTTCAAGGCGAAGAAGGTGAAGTAAATTGAGTGCAGCTGACTTACAAAAATAATTTAAACCAAGTGCAAGGGGTTTGAAGACAATCATCTTATATTCATGCACCTATTTTTGAAAAATTTAATATATTTATCTGATAATCAATTATTTTTGTGTATTTCAGCAGACCCTAAGTATGTCACCAATTCTTGTTTACTAAAAATTTTATCCGGAATCAAATCGTCTATAGCATCTACCGGCCAATCATCTCTGTCTTTTTGTGTAAATGGAAGTAACGGTGAAAAATTTTTAGGCGGAAATGACAAATAGTAATCCAGAAAAATTGAACTGTGGTAAGCTAAATAATAAAACCGCAAATGAGTTTGAAAATAATCATCCGGACATTTTGCAATGACATTGATTAACATGTCAATACTTGCACCGAATTGATTCCACAAAATTTCTTTAAATAAATTGTCCATATATTCTAAAAAGGTGTTTTAAATTTTCCTTTTCAGTGTATAGACCACCGTTTTTTTCTCTGCTTGTTCACCTTCGGTATCATAACTTTCTATGACCAAAGTATTGGAGTCTGAGAAGTCGATGATTTGTTTGACCTGAATATTATGTTTACTTACAGGGTTGGTGAGTGATCCATACAACGTTGCTTTTTTGTTTATCTCATCCCAATTACCGAAAAGTGCCAAAGTGCCAGTACCCATATTGGTGATGGTCGTTAGCGCCATTTTTTTATCAATGGTATTAAATCCTAAAGTCATGAAAGATTCGTATGCCATACCCATCATATCTCCTTTTTGTTTCATCTCCAAAAATCTGGCACCGAGTATCATTTGATGTGTGGATGGAATATTTATCACAATCGGATTCTTGCCTTCACCTCTCGACATTGCAATTTCCATATCGAAATCGCCCGTATATTGCCCTATCAAAGTATGGATATCTGTAGGCGTCATATATTCAGTCCATGGGTCTGTGTTTTGTTGTGCTGTCAAGTGTTCAAAATTTATAAATGCAAAAATGAAAAGTGAAAATATGCTAACATTATGCATAATTTTTGAGTCGGTTTTGCAGTGGATTAATGAATTATATTAGATAGGTGGTATAGAAACATATATTTTAGTCTGCAAATATAAAAAAATACCCAATACACCATAATATCCTTTCAGCCATTTACATGATGTATTTGATTAATGCGTCAGGCACTTTACAATTCGATAAGATATAACCAAAGTTGAGGTTATTCAGTTATTTCTATTAAGTTGCCTTCCGGATCCAAAACGACACTTTCATAATAGCCGTCTCCGGTTGTCCTGGGATCACTATCAATCATAAAATTGTCCGCTCTCAATCTTTCCGTAAGTAAGTTAACTTTTTCTTTACTACCCACTGAAATCGCAATATGTGCCAAACCAGTAGTATTTCCTTTTTTGCCATAATGCTCTAAAATATCAGATCGATGCATTAATTCTATCCTTACTTTACTGTTTTTAAAAGAAAGGAAGTAAGATGTAAATTGCTTTGATGGATTATGATACTTGTCGCCACATTTCATATCAAAGTACTTGATATAGAAGTCTTTAGACTTTTCTAAATCTTTGGTCCAGATGGCTAGATGTTCGATTTTGAATGACATTTTAGTTGTTATTTTTTTAATTCTCCTTTCATTAAGTTAACTTTATCAGAAAATGGATTGCCGGAAGACCTACGAAAAGATACGATTTGACCTGTGTGCCATAAACAATCAGAAATTGGTCCATTGATGTTATTCCAAAATGGATATTCGATCAATTTTTCGTCTTTTTTAAATTTTAAACGGTATCTGTTCAAGTCATTATCACTACTATTCTTTAAGATATCGCTGGCTATTTTTAGATTCCAAAGCGTTTTTTCTCTGGCTTCTTTAAATGTTAGTTTTGGGCTTTGTCCCGGCAGATTGACAGTCTCTTTGACACTGTTTTTGATCATTTCTGACATTTCATAAATGTGCTGAATGGTCTCCAATTGTGTCCTGGCATCACTATTTGGTTTGAAATTCAAATCTTCATCTCTTAAGCCTTCTGTCGCCCAGTAAAATCTAAAACCAAGTCCATCTATCAGCCGGGAAGCTACATTTACCCCGGAATAATTTTCAGCCTCAGCTGGTATTTCTGCATAGGGAAGTTGTTTGTTTTGTACTTCTATATCTTTCAGGATCAGTTTTGTTAGTTCTTTCCTGTATTGTGTGAAATTGGGATTGTTATCATTTTCGTTTTTCAATAGTCGGGTGGCAAAAAAGTAAACATTATCTTTGGTCTCCACATATCCTACCCACCAACCTATTTCTTTGCCATTTTTTCTTGTCCATCCCGTCTTGCCTCTAAAGTTATGAGTTTCGGATTTTTCAGAAATCATAATTTCTTTCATTTTGTCCATGTTGTATTTCGAAAATGGCAGCTTGTCTTCGTAGAGTTTTATTAAAAATTCAATTTGATTCTTGGGAGTAACCCCAAAGTTGCCATAATTCCAGAAATCCTGACCTTTTTCATTCAGATTGCTGTTGCCATATCCACAGTTTTCAAGTATTTTTTTGTAAGATTTTCTTTTTATTTTTTTGGCTATTTCTTCATAAAACCAGACAGTAGAGTTCTTAAAAGCAGTATTCATATCTGTGTCCTTATTCCATAAATCTACTACTTTGCCTAAATGTGATTTAGGAATACCATCCCATTTATACACTTCATATTCGTCAGCAACTACCTTGTTTTCAAGAGCTATCAGCGTATGAGGAATCTTGAAAGTTGAGGCAGGCAACGATACTATTTCAGCATCTGCTTTGTCAGTGAAAATCCATTTTTTGTTATAGTAATCGAAAATAGTAGTACTTCCTGCTACGTTTAAACTATCAAAATATTTTTGAAAATTTGATTGACCAAAGCTTGTTGAAGCCAAAATGGTAAGAATGATTAATTTTATATGTTGAATCATCTGCTTTTTTATTAAATGTTTTTAAACTCAACCAATTAAAACATAAATTTGTTTTTACAATATGCATACAGAAATTCAAACATATAACAATCAACACCCGGAAGCATATAAAGATATATGTGATCAACTTTGTTCAATAATAAACCAAGAGTTAACTGAAGCCGAAAGCAAAATCTGGCATTCACATCCTGTTTGGTTTTTGGAAGGGAATCCTATTGTAGGATACAGCAAACAAAAACCGGGTATCAGATTGATGTTTTGGAGTGGAAAGGATTTTGAAGAAAGCGGACTAATTGTGAAAGGTGGAAAATTTAAAGATGCTTCCATCTTTTATAATTGTGTTGATGAGATTAATCCGGAAGACCTAAGTCGATGGTTAAAAAAATCAAGAGATATCCAATGGGATTACAAAAATATCGTTAAGAAAAAAGGGAAATTAGATAGATTAAAATGAAAGTAACACCTGAACATAACGAGCGAATGGCAAAGATGACTTTTTCATCTGTGTATCCTCATTACATCACGAAAGTAGAGAAAAAAGGAAGAATCTTAGATGAACTTCATCAAGTGATTACATGGCTTACAGGCTTTGATGAAAATAAAATACAAACACTCATCGATGAAAAAGTGACTTTCGAAACGTTTTTCGAGCAAGCCACATTGCATCCGAATGCACACTTCATCAAAGGGATGATTTGTGGTTATAGAATAGAAGAAATTGAAAATCCTTTGACACAAAAAGTCAGGTATCTGGACAAACTGGTAGATGAGCTGGCCGCTGGTCGTAAAATAGAGAAAATCTTAAGGGAGTAAATAGTAAAATATTGAATAAAATAGAATTTACCATTGGTTAAAACGAAAGGTCTGCTATGTTATTTAAAGTAAAACATATAGAAGGTATAAAATCGGGTGAAGTTACTTTAGCCTTTAGAAGCTGGCAAAAAGCTGCCATCAACGAAGGTACCTTGTTGCACACGTCCATTGGATTGGTTGAAATTGGTAAAATACAAATAATTGACCAAGAAAAGATTACCCATGAAGATGTCATAAAAGCGGGTTTTTCGAAGAAAGAACTGTTATTGAAGACATTGCGCCAAACTGAAGATGCTAATATTTACAAAATAGAAGTACGATTTCATTCTGAAGATCCGCGTATCGCATTAAGACAACAGAATCTAACAGATGATATTTATCAAAGCCTGAAGCAAAAGTTAGCAAGATTAGACAAATCCAGCAAACAAGGAGAATGGACCATGAAAGTTTTAACGACCATTAGCCAAAATCCACATCTCCATGCAGTAGGTATCGCAGAGTTGACAGGATTTACAAAAGAATGGCTTAAGCTGAATATAAGGAAATTTAAAAATTTAGGGCTGACGATTAGCCACACGGTTGGTTATGAATTGTCGCCGTTAGGAAAAGCATTTTGCAGAAAAATGGAGTGAATTTTTCTGTTTTTTCCGTTTTCTTATTCTGTAACTTTGATAATATTCAAAGTTAATTTTTGATTATCGAAGTTCGCAACTTCGTTACTATAAGTTGTTATCGTAAATAAGTTGTGATTTGCTTTCGTTCCCCGCCTGACCCCGGTAGGCGGGCAGGTTTGAATTTATGATATTTGCCACAACTGCAAACACTATGATATCTATGATAAGCAGGGTTGTGATTTGCTTTCGTTCTTTGACTCGAGCGGAGCGAACTGATGAATGCCATTGAAAATAATAAAAAGTTCATGAATAATTTATGATATTTGCCACAACGCCAAGATTCAAACTATTATAACATATATTGTTGTGATTTGCTTTCGTTCTTTGACCCGAGCGGAGCGAACTGATGAATGCCATTGAAAATAATAAAAAGTTCATGAATAATTTATGATATTTGCCACAACTGTGCGAGTTCTCTCATTTCTGCCGCAAAGTTGTGATTTGCTTTCGTTCCCCGCCTGACCCCGGTAGGCGGGCAGGTTTGAATTTATGATATTTGCCACAACATAAGCGATCTTTTGGCGCAAGGTCAAGGTGTTGTGATTTGCTTTCGTTCTTTGAATTTATGATATTTGCCACAACACGCCAAAGTCTGCCAATACTTCTAAAGCTGTTGTGATTTGCTTTCGTTCTTTGAATTTATGATATTTGCCACAACTATTAGCGTTGTCAAAAAAGTAACGAAGGTGTTGTGATTTGCTTTCGTTCTTTGAATTTATGATATTTGCCACAACCATTAGACTATAGTCCACTACCAACTCATAGTTGTGATTTGCTTTCGTTCTTTGAATTTATGATATTTGCCACAACCTTTTACTTTTGCATTTGCCATTATTATTTGTTGTGATTTGCTTTCGTTCTTTGAATTTATGATATTTGCCACAACAAATTTTTGCTAATCCAAAAGATGAGCCCAGTTGTGATTTGCTTTCGTTCTTTGAATTTATGATATTTGCCACAACTTTACTGAAAGAAATAAATAATAGTCCGGAGTTGTGATTTGCTTTCGTTCTTTGAATTTATGATATTTGCCACAACTGTTAAACAATGCAGGATGGAAGGCAATAGGTTGTGATTTGCTTTCGTTCTTTGAATTTATGATATTTGCCACAACTATTTTTCTTTCTTTATATATCTGATCTGGTTGTGATTTGCTTTCGTTCTTTGAATTTATGATATTTGCCACAACAAGAGCGGGCAATACATGGGAGTTTGTAATGTTGTGATTTGCTTTCGTTCTTTGAATTTATGATATTTGCCACAACTTGCCCGGACAAATGTAAAACTATCAATTTGTTGTGATTTGCTTTCGTTCTTTGAATTTATGATATTTGCCACAACGTGCGACCGGCAGCGAGTAGTATTTCCCATGTTGTGATTTGCTTTCGTTCTTTGAATTTATGATATTTGCCACAACCGTTTTGTGTATGCATTATAAAAAAATATGTTGTGATTTGCTTTCGTTCTTTGAATTTATGATATTTGCCACAACGGGAGACAATTGAAGAACAAGTTGTAACCAGTTGTGATTTGCTTTCGTTCTTTGAATTTATGATATTTGCCACAACTTGGGAAATATTTGAATATGATCCGAAGGAGTTGTGATTTGCTTTCGTTCTTTGAATTTATGATATTTGCCACAACCATTGATCACAGGCTCTGACACCGGGGCCAGTTGTGATTTGCTTTCGTTCTTTGAATTTATGATATTTGCCACAACCAGCCTATCAATATTGTTTTCGGCGGTTTGTTGTGATTTGCTTTCGTTCTTTGAATTTATGATATTTGCCACAGCCTTATCCTTACGTCCACGATCCTGAAGGAGTTGTGATTTGCTTTCGTTCTTTGAATTTATGATATTTGCCACAGCAACAGTTGACGTAACCCAAGCACCACGCACGTTGTGATTTGCTTTCGTTCTTTGAATTTATGATATTTGCCACAGCATGGAAATTGCTGAAAAGACGCTTGTAGAGTTGTGATTTGCTTTCGTTCTTTGAATTTATGATATTTGCCACAGCCAACGCCTTGCCTTGATACACGAAGATGTAGTTGTGATTTGCTTTCGTTCTTTGAATTTATGATATTTGCCACAACAATGTGGTCTGAATGAATGTAGCTGTATAAGTTGTGATTTGCTTTCGTTCTTTGAATTTATGATATTTGCCACAACTGATTTGTGTATGTAGGTACATCCCAACTGTTGTGATTTGCTTTCGTTCTTTGAATTTATGATATTTGCCACAACCAGACAGGCAAAAGG
The genomic region above belongs to Saprospiraceae bacterium and contains:
- a CDS encoding response regulator yields the protein MKILVVDDEKDVQVLFEQRFRKEIRSGVITFDFAFSGEEALNYLQNHVKETVLILSDINMPGMSGLELLKQIKSKYVSPTPVVYMITAYGDRENYNTAMEIGADDFLTKPIEFDQLKEKLISC
- a CDS encoding response regulator is translated as MAKILVVDDETDLEILIKQKFRQKIRDHHYEFVFAINGRHALEQLEIHKDIDVVLSDINMPEMDGLTLLSKLTENHNLLKSVMVSAYGDMENIRVAMNRGAFDFVTKPVNFEDLELTMEKTIKHVRQMKDTIQALKENNILRMYVDETVLNFMGSREFEASLLENETVEATVAFIDICGFTRISEKETPNQVVGLLNEYFDVMVKEIIQQKGIIDKFIGDAIMAVFKGPYHEDRAIEACLAIKNSIHNLPIAFGDTGYKPDVSIGINSGEMVSGNIGSSTLRRLDYTVIGDTVNVAARLQGAAGVAQILITEENYHKVKESFICKKVGERNLKNKDAPIVVYEVIS
- a CDS encoding YitT family protein, coding for MSVTKNINWKTVFSLHALFHTLLGTLLAVIALKGFMIPNHFLDGGVTGISILIEEIFHIDISLLLIFFNLPFVYIGYKKIGKTFAVQTMIAILMLTLLINVINVPTVTQDKVLIAVFGGLLIGLGIGLVIRGGAVIDGLEVIADYTNKNSAFSSSEVILLVNSMIMLGAAFEFGIETAMYSILTYFTAMKTSDYVVDGFEEFTALTIISKEHEKVKSLIVNDFNKAISVYKGERGYLPGAFEIKQDCDIVMTIVTRLEVHRLKQAISEVDPMAFFFIQSIKEVKGGIVKQNKTHH
- a CDS encoding HD domain-containing protein, coding for MIDFDAIKKNVLIRLENNLSPVYTYHDASHTLYVLDKTIMLCQKESIKEGDTTLLKIAALYHDIGFLKDRIEHEKHGCTFARNELSYFGLMPEEIEVVCGMIMATKVPQSPKNNLEMILADADLEYLSTNQFDRISEKLYTELKHFNPELDRKSWLEIQIDFISKHHYHTDWCKRFREFRKIKNLGNVREVLKALEDKSAKGERQNQF
- a CDS encoding DinB family protein; the encoded protein is MIVFKPLALGLNYFCKSAALNLLHLLRLEVLIYVCGLKSRILSTSDFFSGPYLLQSRQKCRNFIESLTDEKLKDRFTEGSEQGDMDYPILEILLYNMRHTQHHAAQLNMMIRQDLNEHMEWSFREGDIKLDDKI
- a CDS encoding DUF1579 family protein translates to MTAQQNTDPWTEYMTPTDIHTLIGQYTGDFDMEIAMSRGEGKNPIVINIPSTHQMILGARFLEMKQKGDMMGMAYESFMTLGFNTIDKKMALTTITNMGTGTLALFGNWDEINKKATLYGSLTNPVSKHNIQVKQIIDFSDSNTLVIESYDTEGEQAEKKTVVYTLKRKI
- a CDS encoding VOC family protein, with translation MSFKIEHLAIWTKDLEKSKDFYIKYFDMKCGDKYHNPSKQFTSYFLSFKNSKVRIELMHRSDILEHYGKKGNTTGLAHIAISVGSKEKVNLLTERLRADNFMIDSDPRTTGDGYYESVVLDPEGNLIEITE
- a CDS encoding class D beta-lactamase, producing the protein MIQHIKLIILTILASTSFGQSNFQKYFDSLNVAGSTTIFDYYNKKWIFTDKADAEIVSLPASTFKIPHTLIALENKVVADEYEVYKWDGIPKSHLGKVVDLWNKDTDMNTAFKNSTVWFYEEIAKKIKRKSYKKILENCGYGNSNLNEKGQDFWNYGNFGVTPKNQIEFLIKLYEDKLPFSKYNMDKMKEIMISEKSETHNFRGKTGWTRKNGKEIGWWVGYVETKDNVYFFATRLLKNENDNNPNFTQYRKELTKLILKDIEVQNKQLPYAEIPAEAENYSGVNVASRLIDGLGFRFYWATEGLRDEDLNFKPNSDARTQLETIQHIYEMSEMIKNSVKETVNLPGQSPKLTFKEAREKTLWNLKIASDILKNSSDNDLNRYRLKFKKDEKLIEYPFWNNINGPISDCLWHTGQIVSFRRSSGNPFSDKVNLMKGELKK
- a CDS encoding DUF1801 domain-containing protein gives rise to the protein MHTEIQTYNNQHPEAYKDICDQLCSIINQELTEAESKIWHSHPVWFLEGNPIVGYSKQKPGIRLMFWSGKDFEESGLIVKGGKFKDASIFYNCVDEINPEDLSRWLKKSRDIQWDYKNIVKKKGKLDRLK
- a CDS encoding DUF2200 domain-containing protein is translated as MKVTPEHNERMAKMTFSSVYPHYITKVEKKGRILDELHQVITWLTGFDENKIQTLIDEKVTFETFFEQATLHPNAHFIKGMICGYRIEEIENPLTQKVRYLDKLVDELAAGRKIEKILRE